The genomic DNA CAGAGCCAGGACACAAAACCCCATGCACCTGACTGACTCTTCCTAGGTCAGAAGCCATATGACACTTGAATCGAGCCTTCCTTTGTCTTCTTAGGGCTTCTCAGACTGGGATGCCCTGTTTGTGTGAGCCTGCTTCAATTTCTGTCTCCCTTTTAGCTGTGTGCTGAAGAGGATGGGGCCCATTTTTACTTACTCACCTCTCTATCCCTCCTGTCTGGTCCATGGTAGACATTTGATGAGCATGTGTTCgaggaaggaaaggaacagaGTGATGGAAAAATGTAGACAGTTTAGACATGCCTGTGGATGGCCTCATGTGTTTGACTTCTTAATTAACCACCACTGAAAGGAAAGTAAATCAATAGCCCTGACAATAAGAGTGCGAAGAGTTTATTAACAAATCTGCTAGTTAAGCCATCGTTTCATACTGAACTTATAACCAATATGTCAAGAAAGTGAATCTTCaaggaaattcattttttatttcttaatggaAATGTTTACTCAAAAGCTAATTACAAGAAGCCAGCTCTGGTCTCAGATTTCACCTTTCCTGGGGAAGCGAGCTTGTCTAGTCCTAAAAACTGTGATGTTAGATCGTAAGTCTCTTGAGGCAAAGCTCGATTGCTGACGAGTCCTTGGCAGTAATTCCTTGGGCATCACTCATGCTCActaattttttgaaagaacaCATGAATGGCACACCTTCTCCCTGTAGCTCCCTAGGTTTGCCACCATCTTCCCACCACATTTCTCTGTAGCGTGCGGCTCCAGTGCTGCCAGCGACTGGCAGGCAAGTGGAATTCAAGGCGCAGGAGCATGTGGAGATGTTAAGTCTGAATATCCTCTTAACTCTCACCACAAGTCAGAGCCAGCTTTGTGTTATTGATGAGAATGATAtcgttttattttaaagaatatataggtatatattttgATTGTTTGATTCTAGAGCATTAACGTTATGAATTTAAAATGTcacataatattattttaaataaatatattgcacATTATTGTGAATAAtcatataattatgtattttaattaaataaatttatggtAAATtgaccatttattttaaaatacttagaacacCATATTGAAAATAcatcatttaaatattaatcttaaattaaatataataatgtttAAGTATACCATCCATAGTAAAAGGCAAGTATTGGTTTAGTCCATTTGAATGTGTGCTGTTTAAATTGACACACTTGTCTTTGGTTCAACTGTTCATTTGTTAATTTGTCCAAcaagatttctttaaatgccaACCCCAGGCAGATCCCTGTgctctgtgcccacagggcaGAGATAGCTCACCCTGCTCTATTTGGGAGGTGTTCATATTGCATGTCTACGCACACCGCAAGGTTGGGTGCCCCGCCTGGGTGTAGAGTTCAGCTGTTGCTGCCACACAGTTAGGAAATCTGGGCCTCACTGACTTTCACCCACTTCCCACAGGGGACAAGTGCCTGTCGGACATGCCCTATGACAGCAGTGCCAGCTATGAGAAGGAGAATGAGATGATGCAGACCCATGTGATGGACCAAGCCATCAATAACGCCATCAGCTACCTGGGGGCCGAGTCACTGCGCCCCCTGGTGCAGACACCCCCAGGCAGCTCTGAGGTAGGCCCAGTCATCAGCCCTATATACCAGCTCCACAAGCCCCACCCTGAGGGCCCTGCGCGGTCCAACCACTCCGCCCAGGACAGCGCCGTGGAGAATCTACTGCTGCTCTCCAAGGCCAAGTCAGTGTCCTCCGAGAGGGAGGCGTCCCCGAGCAACAGCTGCCAAGACTCCACGGACACCGAGAGCAATACCGAGGAGCAGCGGGGTAGCCTCATCTACCTGACCAACCACATCAACCCCCATGCCCGCAATGGTCTGTCCATCAAGGAGGAGCACCCTGCCTACGACGTGCTGAGGGCAGCCTCCGAGAGCTCCCAGGACGCCTTCCGGGTGATCGGCACGAGCGGGGAGCAGATGAAGGTGTACAAGTGCGAACACTGCAGGGTGCTCTTCCTGGACCACGTCATGTACACCATCCACATGGGTTGCCACGGCTTCCGTGATCCTTTTGAGTGCAACATGTGCGGCTACCACAGCCAGGACAGGTACGAATTCTCATCCCACATCACACGGGGGGAGCACCGCTTCCACATGAGCTAAACCTCCTCTGCTGCGTGGACCCCACAACGAAGGGAGTACAGAGCCACTGCCTTCCCTTCTGCCAGCAGCACAGACTGGACAAGACCATTGAGCTTTGATTCCtggtggtgttttgttttgtttttctaagttgGTTGGGATTTGATTTGCTTTTGAAAACAAAGAGATTTTTATTGTTAGATACAGGGTTAGAATTGGAGCCCCCAAACTGCTGTGTTGTTGGATGTTCTCCTAGACTGCCGGCTGAAAGCCCCCACCTGTGGCTTCCTGGAATTCCCCTCCTCCAAACAATTGGTCCTtttcagagagaattttataaaaacaggccAAAACCTGGGAAGGAAGGAGCTAGTTCCCATGCTAAGCACAAGAATCACATGCTTGATATGGTTTCCAAGGCCCCAGAAGCAGTGGGTGCAGCCCCTGAAGTGTGGCTGTCCTGGTGAGCACTGCCGGTGAGCAGACCTGGGAGGTGCCCCAGCACAGCAGGCCCTGCAAACTGTGCGTGCACCTAGGGCTGAAAGGCGGCAATTGTCAAAAGAAGGGATTGTTCTAAGTCATATTCtgcaggaaaataaattatcGGGGAGAAGTTGTGACTATTGGGCTCCCTGGgcaaggggaaggggaagggagagcctTTTAGACTCATTCTTGATTTCCATACTTCTACGATGTTGCTCAGAGGACTGCTCCGCCTTCTGGGCTTGTTGTCAGGTGGAATGAATGCACCTCTGGAGACCATTGTGCTCTGCTTTGTCATCCCCGTGCCTTTAATGGCCCCATGAGTCTATCACTACATTTTTAACACCAGTCCTGAAATCTGGACCATGATTTCTTTTGAACCTCTCAAACGGTAAAATTCCTCAGAAACCAAAGCTTTATTAACCAACTTCCACACTCATTTCTTTGGATACTTATTCCTTCCCCGGCTGGTTCTACCTATGACCAGAAGCCTGTTTTCCTACAGAAGACCCATGCTAGACCTCATTTGAACTAAGCACACATTTTGTTTGTAGGTACAGGCCTGGATTTCTTACTGTTGGTAAATTTCTTTACCTGACATCACTgtatattattgttgttttaaaaccTGTGAAAGAAGGATTCAGAATGACCATTAATTTTCAGATCAAGGAAATATGACAAGTGAAGCCCAGCAGACATTGCTAACACACAGAACCTACCTGTTTGAAACTAAACTTTCAAGCAATCTCAAACTCTCTCCCATAAGGACAAAGCAGCTGTGTGCTCACACATAAATAGTTTGCATGGCCCTACGCCCTTTCTCCCTAGGGGATTGGAAGGTCAGGGCAGTCTTGTGCCTAAACCACGAGGTCTGACAGGAAAGAGGCCAGTGACACTGGAGGGGAGAGCCCTTCCCATCCATGCTAAGACGTGGAATGCTCTCTGAGGCCCCACTGAGGTGTTTGGGGATTCTAGTCCAAATCAGGAAGGGTCTCCCTCAAGACTAACCCTGTCATTAAGGACATTCATCTCAACCACCTAGAGAAGGAAGAGCATACAATTTCAATTGTTTACAGTACTTGTCTTCACCAAAACTGTCCCAAGGGgaacatgaagaaacagaagaacaactGTACACCTCCAAATTTAATCTAAATCCAGGGTTCTTAGTCTCAGtgctgttgacatttggggctggatcattctttgttgtgggggattCTCCTAtgtattgtaggatatttagGAGGATCCCTGCTCGCTACCCAACAAATGCCATTAGCACTCCCAATTGACAACTAAAAATttctccagatgttgccaaatgtcccctggggagcagaTTGCCCCCagctgagaatcactgctctaaatGAATTCTAAGCCAATCAGATGTCTAGGAAGTCTTCCAAAGATGAAAACACTGGAAGCATTATCCTAGTCATCAGTCTGGAGCCTGACTCCTGTTCCTTTGGAGTCATTATAAATTCTATAAATGAATTATCCCCCTTCAGTCTTCAGAAACATACCTTCTCATGTGCATTTCAGTTTTGTTGAAAGGATGGAGTCCACAAAGATATCATTCTTGAGTCATGGGTTTCTTTGCTTACAAAATGGTCTGTGATTTTGGAACTGGAAATAAACGAAATGGTAATAATTCAGACTGTGGCACACTGATGCACTGAATAAAGGAACAGATAGAGGAGCTGGTCTGTTGACAGCTGTAGTTCAGTATGCAATTACAGAGAAAGATACACCTCATCCGAATGTACATATTCAAGGTGAAAGACTTCTTAGAGTTCCAGTTTGCTGGCCAATTGCACCTGCTGTGTTGTTTTCCATCCATCCCACAGTCAACTGGTTGAAAGGAGTTATTTCTCCCCATGGCTTCAAACAAAATTTAACCCAGAATTGTAAATAGTGGCTACAggaattcttttctaaaatgctttCCCCTTCTTCTTACTGCCTTTTATAGCTAAGATAATTGTCTATTTACAcactttttgttgtggttttgtATTGTAACACCATTTTTCTTTGAGACTATTGTATTTAAAGGAAGTTTCATATAGTGTCAACAAGTAATTAAATTATGTCTGAAAGCTGGCCATATTCTGCACCAAAAGCTGTTACTGTTTTTCTTCTACCTGGTAAAAGTAGGATTTTGCATGACCTCCCACCTTTTTGTTCTGTGGTTTGTTCTGTTGCTTGATGGCGTGAGTGTGTGTCTTGGGAACCACTGTGTACTGAAGTGTCCCTAGGCTTCATGTGCTCTCcatgtgtttaaaataaagatcagagaaagGAGGGTCACTAGGAGCAGGTTGATATGTTGATCACAATGAGAAATTGCTATGTAGCgttcctgccccacccctgtcGCCCAGCTTCCGTCTACTTGAAAATCCTGGACACCTGCCCCTCACCCAGGTCCCTGCTGTAACATGTACCTTAGAGCTCGGGCTGGTCCTCATTGAAGAGTCACTAAAAAGAATTGCATTATCATTGCTTTATCTCCAAAGGGTGTGTCCCAGTACCACTCGCTTCAGATACCAGCATGTTTCACTTCCAGTTTAGGATCAACCATGTAATGGAATCTTAGAATCTTCGTTGAGAAAGAGAGCTACCTGTTATGGAGATGTCagattggggtttttttcttcctatttttgtgctttttcatgTTTTGCTTTGATTACTTTGTGACTCTTATAGTGTCATATTCTTgccaaaacaaaagcaagatgAAATGGACTTATGTAGACAAGTCATGAAGCAAATGTATTTCTCTATCCTGCACTTCTTAAGTTCTGGCAATAATGAAGGTTCAACTCTACTTAAAATCCAGATATCTCTCATTCAGttcaatgtgggtttttttttactttaaaatgaaccAAAATCAGACTTATTTAAGATGTACAGGCATCAGAAAAAAGAAGCACATATGCCGTTGGTGCGATAGCATTCACTGTGAACACGTGTAACCAGATGTTAATATGCAATATTGTTTCCAATACTTTCTAATACACTTTTTTACAATGTTGTGTGTGGTGATTGTTAAGGTCCAATTTATTTGTATCCAATGCAGCTTTAGGTCTTTAACTGCTATTCTGGCATATACATgttgtaaatgagaaaatgcagttGTATTTCCAGTCTGCCTCTATTATGATGTTAAATCATTTCTGCTTAGCTGTGAACAAGGGGTATACCCCTGGAGGAATAGAGTCCTTTTGTACACATTTTGAAATGCTCCTTCTGTAGTGATAGAACAAATAAACGCACCAAATCCTCTGTCTGCCCCATTGCACGAAGTCCACACGACTATGAGACAAGGCCCTTGGGACTCCGCCACTCAGAGAAGGCAGTGGTGGGCCTTGAGCTGGTGTGGCCTGAGTTGAGAATCATTTGTGATCGTAGGCATACGATGTTTCCAGCACAGCAGTTCAGTTCAGCAGACTGACTGCCTCCTGTCCAAGCAGTGCTGGACTCAGGGTACTAAGTCTCAGTCTTTGACTTCAAAGTGTGGATTTAAGGGTGGGTGGAGGCAGTGGGAAACAAGAAATACATTCCTGGCTCTTCACAGCTCACCGCATAATTCCCCGAGTACCAGGCCCACAGCTGGGGGAGCCCAGAAGACAGTGACTAACCACAGTGGCCACCTCTCATGGTCCTCACCCTGCAAAGCTGCTCACTTAGGCCAGGGCTGGGCAATGCTGGAAGGCTCATCTCAGCTCTGTACAGAACTGAGTTACTGCTAACACTCTATGTGTAAAATCCTCTGTCCCTTTAGGAGAAATAGCCAAACATCATGTGGGTTCAGATCTAATAAATAAGATGAGGTGACCAAGTTCACATAGTACAACATTTGATCCAAATGAGGTGAAACTCTAATGAAATAAGCAGATTGTACTGTTTCACATCACCCCTGGCATCAGTTCCCAAGGGGGGTCCTTTCAAAAATATCGTTGCCCAAGGCAGCTTCTTTCGAGGAAGTTTTCTGCCTCCTCAGGTGACCTCACTGAACGAGCATGCTGGTGGGATAGATACATGTGATGATACACCCATTTGAAAATTGGTTACAGCTGTGCCTTGTTATTTCTCAGTGATCACAGgtccaaagaataaaaaatatctacattCGCTTAGAGATAACCTGGGCTCAAACTAAGGGGAAAAGTGACTCAGTAGGGTTGGGGTTTGATGGTGAGAGTGAGGAGGAATGTGCTTGCAGCTCAATTTCTTATGAAGCTTAATAAACATGCATTGAAGGAATTGTGATAAAGGAGTTGCTTGCACTAATCACTTGCAAGCCTTCCCAGCCCTAGTTGAGCACACAGGAGTGCTCGTCCTGGATGTGGTGACTGGGGAAGGGCAAGGTTTCAGATCTCGATTTCAAGAGCCAC from Equus quagga isolate Etosha38 chromosome 8, UCLA_HA_Equagga_1.0, whole genome shotgun sequence includes the following:
- the IKZF1 gene encoding DNA-binding protein Ikaros isoform X8, with product MDADEGQDMSQVSGKESPPVSDTPDDGDEPMPVPEDLSTTSGGQQNSKSERGVGERPFQCNQCGASFTQKGNLLRHIKLHSGEKPFKCHLCNYACRRRDALTGHLRTHSVGKPHKCGYCGRSYKQRSSLEEHKERCHNYLQSMGLPGTLYPVIKEEANHSEMAEDLCKIGSERSLVLDRLASNVAKRKSSMPQKFVGDKCLSDMPYDSSASYEKENEMMQTHVMDQAINNAISYLGAESLRPLVQTPPGSSEVGPVISPIYQLHKPHPEGPARSNHSAQDSAVENLLLLSKAKSVSSEREASPSNSCQDSTDTESNTEEQRGSLIYLTNHINPHARNGLSIKEEHPAYDVLRAASESSQDAFRVIGTSGEQMKVYKCEHCRVLFLDHVMYTIHMGCHGFRDPFECNMCGYHSQDRYEFSSHITRGEHRFHMS
- the IKZF1 gene encoding DNA-binding protein Ikaros isoform X7; the protein is MNGEECAEDLRMIDASGEKMNGSHSGQGNKTLSGAGGIRLPNGKLKCDVCGIICIGPNVLMVHKRSHTGERPFQCNQCGASFTQKGNLLRHIKLHSGEKPFKCHLCNYACRRRDALTGHLRTHSVGKPHKCGYCGRSYKQRSSLEEHKERCHNYLQSMGLPGTLYPVIKEEANHSEMAEDLCKIGSERSLVLDRLASNVAKRKSSMPQKFVGDKCLSDMPYDSSASYEKENEMMQTHVMDQAINNAISYLGAESLRPLVQTPPGSSEVGPVISPIYQLHKPHPEGPARSNHSAQDSAVENLLLLSKAKSVSSEREASPSNSCQDSTDTESNTEEQRGSLIYLTNHINPHARNGLSIKEEHPAYDVLRAASESSQDAFRVIGTSGEQMKVYKCEHCRVLFLDHVMYTIHMGCHGFRDPFECNMCGYHSQDRYEFSSHITRGEHRFHMS
- the IKZF1 gene encoding DNA-binding protein Ikaros isoform X9, which translates into the protein MDADEGQDMSQVSGKESPPVSDTPDDGDEPMPVPEDLSTTSGGQQNSKSERGVGERPFQCNQCGASFTQKGNLLRHIKLHSGEKPFKCHLCNYACRRRDALTGHLRTHSVGKPHKCGYCGRSYKQRSSLEEHKERCHNYLQSMGLPGTLYPVIKEEANHSEMAEDLCKIGSERSLVLDRLASNVAKRDKCLSDMPYDSSASYEKENEMMQTHVMDQAINNAISYLGAESLRPLVQTPPGSSEVGPVISPIYQLHKPHPEGPARSNHSAQDSAVENLLLLSKAKSVSSEREASPSNSCQDSTDTESNTEEQRGSLIYLTNHINPHARNGLSIKEEHPAYDVLRAASESSQDAFRVIGTSGEQMKVYKCEHCRVLFLDHVMYTIHMGCHGFRDPFECNMCGYHSQDRYEFSSHITRGEHRFHMS